A genomic stretch from Alloyangia pacifica includes:
- a CDS encoding DNA polymerase III subunit gamma/tau — protein MTDDSPKYQVLARKYRPETFADLVGQDAMVRTLKNAFKADRIAQAFIMTGIRGTGKTTTARIIAKGMNCIGPDGAGGPTTEPCGVCEHCKAIMEGRHVDVLEMDAASNTGVGDIREIIDSVHYRAASARYKIYIIDEVHMLSNSAFNALLKTLEEPPAHVKFIFATTEIRKVPVTVLSRCQRFDLRRIEPEVMIDLLRRIATKESAEITDDALALITRAAEGSARDATSLLDQAISHGAGETTADQVRAMLGLADRGRVMDLFEKIMHGDAPGALTELSEQYAEGADPLAVLRDLAELTHWISVVKITPDAAEDPTVGPDERLRGSALAANLGMRALTRMWQMLLKALDEVAQAPNAMMAAEMAVIRLTHVAELPSPEELLRKLQDTPPPPPSPNGPGGGYTHAPAGAPAGGGTQAYASHVQPTHPGPSGPSAMYGNAVPAVAQNNALARYPTFEHVLELIRANRDVKLLVEVESGLRLAAYQPGRIEFTPARNASGDLAQRLGTALQRFTGARWGVSLVNGCETPTIVEKRDAAELALRAEAEQHPLVQATLAAFPKAKIVEIRTPEAEQQQAAVEALPEVEDEWDPFEEE, from the coding sequence ATGACTGACGACAGCCCCAAGTACCAGGTACTCGCGCGCAAGTACCGCCCCGAGACCTTTGCCGATCTCGTCGGGCAGGATGCCATGGTGCGCACCCTGAAGAACGCCTTCAAGGCGGACCGCATCGCGCAGGCCTTCATCATGACCGGCATCCGCGGCACCGGGAAGACCACCACCGCGCGGATCATCGCCAAGGGGATGAACTGCATCGGCCCCGACGGCGCTGGCGGGCCAACCACCGAGCCCTGCGGTGTGTGCGAGCACTGCAAGGCGATCATGGAAGGCCGCCACGTCGACGTGCTGGAGATGGACGCGGCCTCCAACACCGGCGTCGGCGACATCCGCGAGATCATAGACAGCGTGCACTACCGGGCGGCCTCGGCGCGCTACAAGATCTACATCATCGACGAGGTGCACATGCTTTCGAACAGCGCGTTCAACGCGCTGCTCAAGACGCTCGAGGAGCCGCCCGCGCACGTGAAGTTCATCTTCGCCACCACCGAGATCCGCAAGGTGCCGGTGACGGTGCTGTCGCGCTGCCAGCGGTTCGATCTGCGCCGCATCGAGCCCGAGGTGATGATCGACCTGCTGCGCCGGATCGCCACCAAGGAAAGCGCCGAGATCACCGATGACGCGCTGGCGCTGATCACCCGCGCCGCCGAGGGCTCGGCGCGCGACGCCACCTCGCTGCTCGATCAGGCGATCAGCCACGGTGCCGGGGAAACCACCGCCGATCAGGTCCGCGCCATGCTTGGCCTCGCCGATCGCGGACGGGTGATGGACCTCTTCGAGAAGATCATGCACGGCGACGCGCCCGGCGCGCTGACCGAGCTCTCCGAACAATATGCCGAGGGCGCCGACCCGCTGGCGGTGCTGCGCGACCTCGCCGAGCTGACCCATTGGATCTCGGTGGTGAAGATCACGCCGGACGCCGCCGAGGATCCCACCGTCGGCCCCGACGAGCGGCTGCGCGGCTCGGCGCTGGCGGCCAACCTCGGCATGCGCGCGCTCACCCGCATGTGGCAGATGCTGCTCAAGGCGCTGGACGAAGTGGCGCAGGCGCCCAACGCCATGATGGCCGCCGAGATGGCGGTGATCCGGCTGACCCACGTCGCCGAGCTGCCTTCGCCCGAGGAACTGCTGCGCAAGCTGCAGGACACGCCGCCTCCGCCCCCCAGCCCGAACGGGCCCGGCGGTGGCTACACCCATGCACCCGCAGGCGCCCCCGCGGGTGGCGGCACGCAGGCCTACGCCAGCCACGTGCAACCGACCCATCCCGGCCCCTCCGGCCCCAGCGCGATGTATGGCAACGCCGTGCCCGCGGTGGCGCAGAACAACGCGCTCGCGCGGTATCCCACCTTCGAGCACGTCCTCGAGTTGATCCGCGCCAATCGTGATGTGAAGCTGCTGGTCGAGGTCGAAAGCGGCCTGCGCCTTGCCGCCTATCAGCCCGGCCGCATCGAGTTCACCCCGGCCCGCAACGCCTCGGGCGATCTGGCGCAGCGGCTCGGCACGGCGCTACAGCGCTTCACCGGCGCGCGCTGGGGCGTGTCTTTGGTCAACGGCTGCGAGACGCCGACCATCGTGGAAAAGCGCGACGCCGCCGAGCTGGCTTTGCGGGCCGAGGCCGAGCAGCACCCGCTGGTGCAGGCCACCCTCGCCG
- a CDS encoding ankyrin repeat domain-containing protein translates to MTEDTGMLFSGPTPSIDDLRREARRLHKSYDAGDRGARQRLSELPPRGDGRELKRADFLQVVARERGFESWPKLKLAAETQGLDRAAKIQRLKIALFHGQMPVVQALLAETPDLADGLFGLQCALADLSGVRAALAQNPRLATERHGPRSAILHLAFSRWHQLHPDLRPATLEIAALLVARGADVNDAQEGAGGEKLSALYGALCVARNLDLARWLLDHGASPDDGESLYHSAELGTLDGLKLLLERGAKPQGTNALLRALDFNDHGAVELLLAHGATLDEEAQTIPALHQAARRGCDRRMVELLLEAGADPVREWRWVSPYGYARVLGSRALVEALEARGITAALSREEALMAEAAEGRGTPGAYIDPEALPPAYDGLLRGLAGRPDRLAQIKALVSLGLPYDAPDGVDGVTPVQAAAWEGYPKVMAHFLDLRPDMSHVNAFGGTLLGTLLHGAENAPKAEGRDHLACLKLLLEHGVALPRKAMALVGRPDLAVVLQGWAEAHPGQVV, encoded by the coding sequence ATGACGGAGGACACCGGCATGCTCTTTTCAGGGCCGACCCCATCCATCGACGATCTGCGCCGCGAGGCGCGCCGACTTCACAAATCCTACGACGCGGGAGACCGCGGCGCGCGGCAACGCCTGAGCGAGCTGCCGCCGCGCGGCGACGGGCGCGAGCTCAAACGCGCCGACTTCCTGCAGGTTGTCGCGCGCGAGCGAGGCTTTGAGAGCTGGCCCAAGCTCAAGCTGGCGGCGGAGACCCAAGGCCTGGACCGGGCAGCGAAAATCCAGCGGCTGAAGATCGCGCTGTTCCATGGTCAGATGCCTGTGGTGCAGGCGCTTCTGGCCGAGACGCCGGATCTCGCCGATGGGCTTTTCGGCCTGCAATGCGCTTTGGCAGACCTGTCTGGCGTGCGCGCCGCGCTGGCGCAGAACCCTCGGCTTGCAACCGAACGGCACGGGCCGCGTAGCGCGATCTTGCACCTCGCCTTCTCGCGTTGGCACCAACTGCACCCTGACCTGCGCCCTGCGACGCTGGAAATCGCTGCCCTGCTGGTCGCACGGGGGGCCGATGTGAACGACGCACAGGAGGGAGCAGGGGGAGAGAAACTCTCGGCGCTCTACGGTGCGCTCTGCGTGGCGCGCAACCTTGATCTGGCGCGCTGGCTTCTGGATCACGGCGCGTCTCCCGACGATGGCGAGTCGCTCTACCATTCGGCGGAGTTGGGCACGCTGGACGGGCTGAAGCTGCTGCTCGAGCGTGGGGCGAAGCCGCAGGGCACCAACGCGCTCTTGCGGGCGCTCGACTTCAACGACCACGGCGCCGTGGAGCTTCTGCTCGCCCATGGCGCGACGCTCGACGAGGAGGCGCAGACCATCCCAGCGCTGCATCAGGCGGCGCGGCGTGGCTGTGACCGGCGCATGGTGGAGCTGCTGCTTGAGGCCGGCGCCGATCCGGTGCGCGAGTGGCGCTGGGTCTCGCCCTATGGCTACGCCCGGGTGCTGGGCAGCCGCGCGCTGGTCGAGGCGCTGGAGGCGCGGGGCATCACCGCCGCGCTGTCCCGCGAGGAGGCGCTCATGGCAGAGGCCGCGGAAGGGCGGGGCACGCCGGGTGCCTACATCGACCCCGAGGCGCTGCCGCCCGCCTACGACGGGCTGCTGCGCGGGCTCGCGGGTCGGCCCGACCGGCTGGCGCAGATCAAGGCGTTGGTGTCACTCGGGCTGCCATATGATGCGCCGGACGGAGTTGATGGTGTGACCCCGGTGCAGGCCGCTGCCTGGGAGGGCTATCCCAAGGTCATGGCGCATTTCCTGGATCTGCGTCCGGACATGAGCCACGTGAACGCTTTTGGCGGCACCCTGCTCGGCACGTTGCTGCACGGGGCCGAGAACGCGCCGAAGGCCGAAGGCCGAGATCACCTCGCCTGCCTAAAGCTTCTGCTCGAGCATGGCGTCGCGCTTCCGCGCAAGGCCATGGCATTGGTCGGCAGACCCGATCTTGCCGTCGTCCTGCAAGGGTGGGCCGAGGCGCATCCGGGGCAGGTCGTCTGA
- the ypfJ gene encoding KPN_02809 family neutral zinc metallopeptidase produces the protein MRLRGVRRSSNVEDRRRSGGRVAMGGGLGGIALLVVLAIGYFAGVDVTPLLNNSTVQTSSEPRELTPQEKLAGEFASQVLATTEEVWTQLLPEQAGREYTPPVLVLFSGQTASPCGGASGATGPFYCPLDQQAYLDTEFFATLEQQLGAEGDFAAAYVIAHEVAHHVQNLLGILPQVEEIRQQSSEAQANALTVRLELQADCLSGVWATHVDGLLEPGDVEEALNAAKMIGDDLLQKRAGRVPQPHTFTHGTSAQRSGWFARGYEAGNISACDTFSGDI, from the coding sequence ATGCGTCTCAGAGGAGTGCGCCGAAGCAGCAATGTCGAGGACCGCCGCCGGTCCGGGGGCCGCGTCGCCATGGGGGGCGGGCTCGGAGGCATCGCGCTGCTGGTCGTCCTGGCGATCGGCTATTTCGCCGGGGTCGATGTCACCCCGCTTCTGAACAACAGCACGGTGCAGACCTCGAGCGAGCCGCGCGAGCTGACTCCGCAGGAAAAACTCGCCGGCGAATTCGCCTCGCAGGTGTTGGCCACCACCGAGGAGGTCTGGACCCAGCTCTTGCCCGAGCAGGCGGGCCGCGAGTACACGCCGCCGGTGCTGGTGCTCTTCTCTGGCCAGACCGCCTCGCCCTGTGGTGGCGCCAGCGGCGCGACGGGGCCATTCTACTGCCCGCTCGACCAGCAGGCCTATCTCGACACCGAATTTTTCGCCACGCTTGAGCAGCAGCTCGGCGCCGAGGGGGACTTTGCCGCCGCCTACGTGATCGCCCACGAGGTGGCGCACCACGTGCAGAACCTGCTCGGGATCCTTCCGCAGGTTGAGGAAATCCGCCAGCAGTCGAGTGAGGCGCAAGCCAATGCGCTGACCGTGCGGCTTGAGCTGCAAGCCGACTGCCTGTCCGGCGTCTGGGCCACCCATGTCGACGGCCTCCTCGAGCCCGGAGACGTCGAGGAGGCGTTGAACGCCGCCAAGATGATCGGCGACGACCTTCTGCAGAAGCGAGCAGGGCGGGTGCCGCAGCCGCATACCTTCACCCACGGCACCAGCGCGCAGCGTTCGGGCTGGTTCGCGCGCGGCTACGAGGCGGGCAATATCTCGGCCTGTGACACCTTCTCGGGAGACATCTGA
- a CDS encoding protein-tyrosine phosphatase family protein encodes MMIHALSVLEGILAISPLPGGGGDFSGDMAHVTEWRPAIVITLVSRAEMEAADAALLGVHVRDHGSRWLHLPIPDFGTPPEEMRRLWPEVSAQARQALSGGGRVLVHCRGGCGRSGMVALRLMIESGEAPDEALARLRHVRPCAVETDAQMDWAMEAPRDAALFLRHVD; translated from the coding sequence ATGATGATCCACGCGCTTTCTGTCCTCGAGGGCATCCTCGCGATCTCGCCCCTGCCGGGCGGCGGCGGGGATTTTTCCGGGGACATGGCGCATGTGACCGAATGGCGCCCGGCCATCGTCATCACCCTCGTTTCCCGGGCCGAGATGGAGGCGGCGGACGCGGCGCTGCTGGGGGTGCACGTGCGGGACCACGGTTCGCGCTGGCTGCACCTGCCGATCCCCGACTTCGGCACCCCGCCCGAGGAGATGCGCCGCCTCTGGCCCGAGGTCAGCGCTCAGGCGCGGCAGGCGCTCTCGGGCGGCGGCCGGGTGCTCGTGCATTGCCGGGGCGGTTGCGGTCGCTCGGGGATGGTGGCGCTGCGGCTGATGATCGAGTCCGGCGAGGCGCCCGACGAGGCGCTGGCCCGGCTCCGCCACGTCCGGCCCTGCGCCGTCGAGACCGACGCTCAGATGGACTGGGCGATGGAGGCCCCGCGCGACGCCGCGCTCTTCCTGCGCCACGTGGACTGA
- a CDS encoding alpha/beta hydrolase: MIPNRRRFLTTLAAFAGCPALPVLAQRRQPAADFPLFDTPPASHELSHVDVSADGLTYRLFLALPRGATPSQGWPSLWMLDGNAAFSRLDAAILEAYPGLAVVGIGYPVKEAFDGASRARDYTPVPLEDPMHARGRDWEFGGEAAFRARLLGPLARVLAERARLDPARRSLWGHSYGGVFALATLLSKPAAFRAYMPISATTGFGGRRLFAMEAEAPRLAAGRAEVLMMLGDSEHRSGTPEPEAPRPNPDTLEMAARLAERSDLHVQLEVLKGLGHGATFAASFPRCFALAAG; this comes from the coding sequence ATGATCCCAAACCGCAGACGCTTCCTGACCACGCTTGCCGCTTTTGCAGGCTGCCCCGCCCTCCCGGTGCTGGCGCAGCGGCGGCAGCCCGCCGCCGATTTCCCGCTCTTCGACACACCCCCCGCAAGCCACGAGCTCTCGCATGTCGACGTGAGTGCGGACGGTCTGACCTACCGCCTCTTCCTTGCCCTCCCACGCGGCGCGACCCCCTCGCAAGGCTGGCCATCGCTCTGGATGCTTGACGGCAACGCTGCCTTTAGCCGCCTTGATGCGGCAATTCTCGAGGCTTACCCGGGGCTTGCGGTCGTCGGTATCGGTTACCCGGTCAAAGAGGCCTTCGACGGCGCCTCGCGTGCGCGCGACTACACCCCAGTGCCGCTCGAGGACCCGATGCATGCTCGCGGGCGCGACTGGGAGTTCGGCGGCGAGGCTGCGTTCCGGGCGCGTCTGCTCGGCCCGCTGGCGCGGGTGCTGGCTGAGCGTGCTCGGCTCGATCCGGCGCGGCGCAGCCTCTGGGGGCATTCCTACGGCGGGGTCTTCGCGCTGGCGACGCTGCTGTCCAAGCCCGCGGCCTTCCGTGCCTACATGCCGATCAGCGCGACCACGGGCTTCGGCGGGCGCAGGCTCTTTGCAATGGAGGCCGAAGCGCCGCGGCTCGCCGCCGGCCGGGCCGAGGTGCTGATGATGCTGGGCGACAGCGAGCATCGCTCGGGCACGCCCGAGCCCGAGGCGCCCCGCCCGAATCCGGACACGCTCGAGATGGCGGCCCGGCTGGCGGAGCGGAGCGACCTGCATGTCCAGCTCGAGGTGCTGAAGGGGCTTGGCCACGGCGCGACCTTTGCCGCCTCCTTCCCGCGCTGCTTCGCGCTGGCGGCGGGCTAG
- a CDS encoding MBL fold metallo-hydrolase, with the protein MKLSFHGAARQVTGSCHLVEAAGRKILIDCGMFQGAHELHDENASGFGFDPAEIDLLLLTHAHLDHCGRIPLLVKRGFSGPIVATAASRDLGQLVMMDSAHLHEEDARRHRRKGRQGWRYEPLYDRLDALDAVRRFGRPAHYGKATQLFPGITATFFDAGHLLGSASILLEITEGTRRRRVLFSGDIGPGGRVLLNDPAPPAGVDVVVMETTYGDRDHRSLADSVEELHAAIRATQARGGNIIIPTFALERAQELLWYLREGLDAGHIQPGLRLYLDSPMAISATRIFGRHPEAMGPEPARMIHAGKDPFQVPGLQFTQEAQDSMELNGIRSGALIMAGSGMCTGGRVRHHLRHTLAHPESSIIFVGFAAEGTLARIIIDGASRVKLFGDEIPVRAQVHTINGFSAHAGRSALSAWHAGLGNPEQTFLVHGEPKAMEAFGRELTGGSVRMPAMGEEFEL; encoded by the coding sequence ATGAAGCTCTCGTTTCATGGTGCCGCGCGGCAGGTGACCGGATCGTGCCACCTCGTCGAGGCGGCGGGACGCAAGATCCTGATCGATTGCGGGATGTTTCAGGGCGCGCACGAGTTGCACGACGAGAACGCGTCCGGCTTCGGCTTCGACCCGGCAGAGATCGACCTGCTGCTTCTGACCCATGCCCATCTCGATCACTGCGGCCGCATTCCTCTGCTGGTGAAGCGCGGCTTCTCCGGCCCGATCGTGGCAACCGCCGCGTCCCGTGACCTGGGGCAACTCGTGATGATGGATTCCGCCCATCTTCACGAGGAGGACGCGCGGAGGCACCGGCGCAAGGGCAGGCAGGGGTGGCGGTACGAGCCGCTCTACGACCGGCTCGATGCGCTCGATGCCGTGCGGCGCTTCGGGCGCCCTGCACACTACGGCAAGGCCACCCAGCTTTTCCCCGGGATCACCGCCACCTTCTTCGACGCGGGGCATCTCCTCGGCTCGGCCTCAATCCTGCTGGAGATCACCGAAGGCACGCGGCGGCGCAGGGTGCTCTTCTCGGGCGACATCGGGCCGGGCGGGCGCGTGCTGCTGAACGATCCGGCGCCGCCTGCCGGTGTTGATGTGGTGGTGATGGAGACGACCTATGGCGACCGGGACCACCGCTCGCTCGCCGACTCGGTCGAGGAACTCCACGCAGCGATCCGAGCCACGCAAGCGCGCGGGGGCAACATCATCATCCCGACCTTTGCACTGGAGCGGGCGCAGGAACTGCTGTGGTACCTGCGCGAGGGGCTGGACGCGGGGCACATCCAGCCCGGCCTGAGGCTCTATCTCGACTCCCCCATGGCAATCTCGGCAACGCGGATCTTCGGTCGGCATCCCGAGGCGATGGGCCCGGAGCCTGCACGGATGATCCACGCCGGCAAGGATCCTTTCCAGGTGCCCGGGTTGCAGTTCACCCAGGAGGCCCAGGATTCGATGGAGCTGAACGGCATCCGCTCCGGCGCGCTGATCATGGCGGGCTCGGGCATGTGCACCGGCGGGCGGGTCCGCCATCACCTGCGCCACACGCTCGCCCATCCCGAGTCCAGCATCATCTTCGTCGGGTTCGCCGCCGAAGGCACGCTGGCGCGGATCATCATAGATGGGGCGTCGCGGGTGAAGCTCTTCGGCGACGAAATCCCAGTGCGGGCGCAGGTCCATACGATCAACGGTTTCTCGGCTCATGCCGGGAGGAGCGCTCTGAGCGCCTGGCACGCAGGTCTCGGCAACCCGGAACAGACGTTCCTGGTGCATGGGGAGCCAAAGGCGATGGAGGCCTTCGGCAGGGAGCTGACAGGCGGCTCGGTCCGGATGCCCGCCATGGGAGAGGAATTCGAGCTTTGA
- the ppsA gene encoding phosphoenolpyruvate synthase: MDDHAHSGGPLLTWFEDLTRDDLPEVGGKNASLGEMVARLGSQGIRVPPGFATTAEAYRSYIAANGLEAVLAAALGQLADGRLTLPEAGHRIRAAVAAGTWPSDIEQAIRAAYRTLAERAGMPEPAVAVRSSATAEDLPDASFAGQQETFLNIRGEAALLSACRRCYASLFTDRAITYRQIKGFDHLAVALSIGVQLMVRSDEGGSGVMFSLDTESGFDKLVLINAAWGLGETVVQGAVSPDEYQVYKPFLDDESRVPILHKALGAKEIKMIYGAGPETPTRTVPTSKAERESFVLSEAEILELSRMAVRIERHYGQPMDMEWARDGQGGPLYIVQARPETVQSRSGGHAFRSYRLGTTGEALLRGLSVGSAVATGEVCLIESAADIGRFRDGAVLVTSTTDPDWVPIMKRAVAIVTDHGGRTSHAAIISRELGVPAIVGTGQATHLLHDGQAITVSCAGGDEGVIYAGEAEFEVEETRLDEVPPTRTKVMLNMANPAAATRWWRLPADGVGLARMEFVISNEVKVHPLALTRYDRLPEGPDRDAIDRLARGYADRTEYFVETLARGLSRIAATWYPNPAIIRMSDFKTNEYAGLLGGAAFEPREENPMIGFRGASRYYSEAYRDGFALECRAIRRLRETIGFRNAVVMIPFCRTVGEADRVLEVMAENGLTRGEDGLEVYVMCEIPSNVIEAEAFAERFDGFSIGSNDLTQLTLGVDRDSEALASLFSERDPAVLWMIQTVIAKARKAGRKIGLCGQAPSNHPEFARLLVQAGIDSISVTPDSFLAVKRHVAEAER; this comes from the coding sequence ATGGATGATCACGCGCATAGCGGTGGACCGCTTCTGACCTGGTTCGAGGACCTCACCCGAGACGACCTGCCCGAGGTCGGCGGCAAGAACGCCTCGCTTGGCGAGATGGTGGCGCGGCTCGGCAGCCAGGGGATCCGCGTGCCGCCGGGTTTTGCCACGACCGCCGAGGCGTACCGCAGCTACATCGCCGCCAACGGCCTCGAGGCGGTGCTGGCCGCTGCGCTCGGACAGCTCGCCGACGGGCGGCTCACGCTCCCCGAGGCGGGGCACCGGATCCGCGCGGCGGTGGCGGCCGGGACATGGCCATCTGACATCGAGCAGGCCATCCGCGCCGCCTATCGTACGCTGGCCGAGCGCGCCGGGATGCCCGAGCCCGCCGTTGCCGTGCGCTCCTCGGCCACCGCCGAGGACCTGCCCGACGCCAGTTTCGCGGGCCAGCAGGAGACCTTCCTCAATATCCGCGGCGAGGCTGCGCTGCTCTCCGCCTGCCGCCGCTGCTATGCCTCGCTCTTTACCGACCGCGCCATCACCTACCGGCAGATCAAGGGGTTCGATCATCTCGCCGTGGCGCTTTCGATCGGCGTGCAGCTGATGGTGCGCTCGGACGAGGGCGGCTCGGGTGTCATGTTCTCGCTCGACACAGAGAGCGGCTTCGACAAGCTGGTGCTGATCAACGCCGCCTGGGGCCTGGGCGAGACCGTGGTGCAGGGCGCGGTGAGCCCCGACGAGTATCAAGTCTACAAGCCCTTCCTCGACGACGAGAGCCGCGTGCCGATTTTGCACAAGGCGCTCGGGGCCAAGGAGATCAAGATGATCTACGGCGCAGGGCCAGAGACGCCGACCCGGACGGTGCCGACTTCAAAAGCCGAGCGAGAGAGCTTCGTGCTGTCTGAGGCCGAAATCCTCGAGCTGTCGCGCATGGCGGTGAGGATCGAGCGTCACTACGGCCAGCCTATGGACATGGAATGGGCCCGCGACGGGCAGGGCGGGCCGCTTTACATCGTGCAGGCGCGGCCCGAGACGGTGCAGTCGCGCAGCGGGGGTCACGCCTTCCGCAGCTATCGGCTCGGCACGACCGGCGAGGCGCTGCTGCGCGGGCTCAGCGTCGGCAGCGCGGTGGCGACGGGCGAGGTCTGCCTGATCGAGAGCGCCGCCGACATCGGCCGTTTCCGCGACGGTGCCGTGTTGGTCACCTCGACCACCGACCCGGACTGGGTGCCGATCATGAAGCGCGCCGTCGCGATCGTCACCGACCACGGAGGCCGTACCTCGCATGCGGCGATCATCAGCCGCGAACTGGGGGTTCCGGCCATCGTCGGCACCGGACAGGCGACGCATCTGCTGCACGACGGTCAAGCGATCACCGTCTCCTGCGCGGGCGGTGACGAGGGGGTGATCTACGCCGGGGAGGCGGAGTTCGAAGTTGAGGAGACACGGCTCGACGAGGTCCCGCCGACCCGTACCAAGGTGATGCTCAACATGGCCAACCCCGCAGCGGCGACGCGCTGGTGGCGGCTGCCGGCGGATGGCGTCGGGCTGGCGCGGATGGAGTTCGTCATCTCCAACGAGGTCAAGGTGCATCCGCTGGCGCTGACCCGCTACGATCGCCTGCCCGAGGGGCCGGACCGCGACGCCATCGACAGGCTCGCCCGCGGCTATGCCGACCGGACCGAGTATTTCGTCGAGACGCTCGCCCGAGGCCTCTCGCGCATCGCCGCCACCTGGTACCCGAACCCGGCGATCATCCGGATGAGCGATTTCAAGACAAATGAATACGCCGGGCTGCTTGGAGGCGCGGCGTTCGAACCGCGTGAAGAGAACCCGATGATCGGCTTCCGCGGTGCCTCGCGCTACTACTCCGAGGCCTACCGAGACGGCTTCGCGCTCGAATGTCGCGCAATCCGCCGCCTGCGCGAGACCATCGGCTTTCGCAACGCCGTCGTGATGATCCCCTTCTGCCGCACGGTCGGCGAGGCGGACCGGGTGCTCGAGGTGATGGCCGAGAACGGGCTCACGCGCGGTGAGGATGGGCTCGAGGTCTACGTGATGTGCGAGATCCCCTCGAACGTGATCGAGGCCGAAGCCTTTGCGGAGCGCTTTGACGGCTTCTCCATAGGCTCCAACGATCTTACCCAGCTCACCCTTGGCGTCGACCGCGACTCCGAGGCGCTGGCCAGCCTCTTTTCCGAGCGCGACCCGGCAGTGCTCTGGATGATCCAGACGGTGATCGCCAAGGCGCGCAAGGCCGGGCGCAAGATCGGCCTCTGCGGGCAGGCGCCCAGCAATCACCCCGAGTTCGCCAGGCTTCTGGTGCAGGCGGGAATCGACAGCATCTCGGTGACCCCGGACAGCTTCCTCGCGGTGAAGCGCCACGTGGCCGAGGCCGAAAGATAG